Proteins encoded in a region of the Sulfurimonas marina genome:
- a CDS encoding tyrosine-type recombinase/integrase: MASFYAKNNKLYLSIYHKEQRIIKPTGLDDNAKNRKLVKNDLLPNVLFQIQTGQIDISPKGEVKTVKDYAELFLKSKRVLVKESTYIRYESIINNQILPTFGKRAIDSIKLSEIKRWFNYWIEERSSATAIYIANTFSAIFQEAFYDEAIEKNPFQYIKRPKKVQGEAQPFEKEVMLQIIQSASGWFQNFLALSFFTGLRTGEAVALKWSDVDFNSQELEVKRSRRYGKDITPKTQKSVRTVPIFDELLPYLESQRELTKDSESEYVFLTRLGTPFNDGNRIRDFHWKKLLKELKLPYQRLYDTRSTFATMMLSSGKFSINQVAQMMGHTNIEMLIHKYNKFIPSEVKKIDKSIGIL, from the coding sequence ATGGCAAGCTTTTACGCCAAAAACAACAAACTCTATCTAAGTATATATCACAAAGAACAAAGGATTATTAAACCTACTGGTCTTGATGATAATGCTAAAAATCGAAAATTAGTGAAGAATGATTTACTTCCTAATGTGTTATTTCAAATACAAACTGGTCAAATTGATATATCTCCAAAAGGTGAAGTAAAGACGGTTAAAGATTATGCAGAACTCTTTTTAAAATCAAAGAGAGTTCTTGTAAAAGAATCTACTTATATCAGGTATGAATCTATAATCAATAATCAGATATTACCCACCTTTGGAAAAAGAGCAATTGATTCTATAAAACTATCAGAGATAAAAAGATGGTTTAATTATTGGATTGAAGAGAGAAGCAGTGCAACTGCAATCTATATAGCCAACACATTTAGTGCAATCTTTCAAGAAGCATTTTATGATGAAGCTATAGAGAAGAATCCATTCCAATATATTAAACGTCCTAAGAAAGTGCAAGGTGAAGCACAACCCTTTGAAAAGGAAGTGATGCTTCAAATAATACAAAGTGCTAGTGGTTGGTTTCAAAACTTCCTAGCACTCTCTTTTTTTACAGGTCTTAGAACTGGTGAAGCAGTAGCACTAAAGTGGAGTGATGTAGATTTTAACTCCCAAGAGCTAGAAGTGAAACGCTCACGCAGATATGGAAAAGATATAACTCCTAAAACTCAAAAGAGTGTAAGGACTGTTCCAATATTTGATGAACTGCTTCCTTATCTTGAATCTCAAAGGGAACTCACAAAAGATAGTGAAAGTGAGTATGTATTCCTAACTAGATTAGGCACACCTTTTAATGATGGCAATAGAATCAGAGATTTTCACTGGAAGAAACTACTTAAAGAATTGAAATTACCTTATCAAAGGTTATATGATACTAGAAGTACATTTGCAACAATGATGTTAAGCAGTGGTAAGTTTAGTATAAATCAAGTTGCTCAAATGATGGGACATACAAATATTGAAATGCTTATCCATAAGTACAATAAATTCATTCCATCAGAAGTTAAAAAAATAGATAAATCAATTGGGATTTTATAA
- a CDS encoding SixA phosphatase family protein, with product MKTVLLIRHAKSSWKDLLLADFDRPLNKRGKRDAPVMARYLKTQKIAIEKIFSSSAKRARKTAEIFSEELQSKVVFCDQLYATSSEELLAFINEQLKQYDSIAIVSHNPELTELSNYISDQYIDNIPTSAYVVLTCNDEILKKKNCKLVDFVYPKRKDIRMHDE from the coding sequence ATGAAAACAGTTCTTTTGATTAGACATGCAAAATCAAGCTGGAAAGACCTGTTATTAGCTGATTTTGACAGACCCCTTAACAAAAGGGGAAAACGGGATGCGCCTGTGATGGCACGCTACCTAAAAACACAAAAGATTGCGATCGAGAAAATATTTTCCTCATCTGCTAAAAGAGCGAGAAAAACGGCTGAGATTTTTAGTGAAGAGTTGCAAAGCAAAGTTGTTTTTTGCGATCAACTTTATGCTACATCAAGTGAAGAGCTTTTAGCCTTTATCAACGAACAACTCAAACAATACGATTCAATTGCCATCGTTTCACACAATCCCGAACTTACAGAACTTAGTAACTACATCAGCGATCAATATATCGATAATATCCCGACATCGGCGTATGTTGTTTTAACGTGTAATGATGAGATACTGAAAAAGAAAAACTGTAAGCTTGTAGATTTTGTATATCCAAAGAGAAAAGATATAAGGATGCATGATGAATAG
- a CDS encoding YitT family protein — protein MRFSRWNMNTNLNKELKRYLMILIGGVVLAAGVSFFLVPNKITSGGTPGMAILINYFTGLSVGTIMLAINIPMVLMSMKFIGRGYAFRTIFAIVVIAMAADLFIEELKFPALTQEPLLGAIFGGLLIGIGLGFIISSSASPGGPSIIASFIARKTHFKEGDLIIMLDALIVLAAGFVFPTLDSMLWSLLGVYLTSRGLNVIISGRPSKKLIHISSNNAEELKTQLVHKLGHEGGVVIEGSTLHSGNERGLLMLIVDNSKVRAVHQIVEAADPTGVVVVMEASELMGI, from the coding sequence ATGAGATTCTCAAGATGGAACATGAACACTAATTTAAATAAAGAACTCAAACGCTACTTGATGATTTTAATCGGCGGGGTAGTACTCGCCGCGGGTGTAAGTTTTTTCCTTGTACCCAATAAAATCACTTCCGGAGGGACACCCGGAATGGCGATTTTAATAAACTATTTTACGGGTCTTTCTGTAGGGACAATTATGTTGGCTATCAATATCCCTATGGTTCTTATGAGTATGAAGTTTATAGGGCGCGGTTATGCCTTTAGAACCATTTTTGCCATTGTCGTTATAGCAATGGCGGCAGACCTTTTCATAGAGGAGTTAAAGTTCCCTGCTTTAACACAAGAACCTCTTTTAGGGGCGATATTCGGAGGATTGCTCATCGGTATTGGTCTCGGCTTTATAATCTCTTCGAGTGCTTCACCCGGTGGGCCTTCTATTATTGCGAGTTTTATTGCACGTAAGACACATTTTAAAGAGGGTGATCTCATCATTATGCTCGATGCTTTAATCGTGCTTGCTGCAGGATTTGTATTTCCGACACTGGACAGTATGCTTTGGAGTTTGTTAGGGGTGTACTTAACGAGTCGAGGACTCAATGTGATCATCTCCGGCCGACCTTCTAAAAAACTGATCCATATCTCTTCAAATAATGCCGAGGAGTTAAAAACACAGCTTGTACATAAACTAGGGCATGAGGGTGGAGTGGTTATTGAAGGCTCAACACTCCACAGCGGAAATGAAAGAGGGCTGCTAATGCTCATTGTCGATAACAGTAAAGTAAGAGCAGTTCATCAGATCGTTGAAGCTGCAGATCCTACGGGTGTAGTTGTTGTTATGGAAGCATCAGAATTGATGGGGATATAA
- a CDS encoding YeeE/YedE thiosulfate transporter family protein, producing the protein MPRQIPWWIGGIAMSLLFFFSFSEIGANRPIGASTGMAYLSSVLFGLDADSYIYTAEIEKSGAWEGVMLIGVFFGGLFTSIFITKTFHISYIPTLWKERKNSSVKSRMFWSFIAGFLLVFGARLAGGCNAGHILSGGSQLAISGIIFAIFALGTGVITGRFFYKKKVCKK; encoded by the coding sequence ATGCCTAGACAGATACCATGGTGGATTGGCGGAATAGCTATGAGTTTGCTGTTCTTTTTTAGTTTTTCAGAGATAGGTGCCAATCGCCCTATAGGCGCTTCAACGGGTATGGCTTACCTCTCAAGCGTACTTTTTGGACTCGATGCAGATAGCTACATCTATACTGCCGAGATAGAAAAATCGGGAGCTTGGGAAGGTGTTATGCTGATCGGTGTATTTTTCGGAGGACTTTTTACCTCTATATTTATTACAAAAACATTTCATATCAGCTATATACCGACACTATGGAAAGAGAGAAAAAACTCTTCTGTAAAGTCACGTATGTTCTGGAGCTTTATAGCAGGTTTTTTACTTGTTTTCGGCGCTAGACTTGCAGGGGGATGTAATGCCGGACATATACTCTCAGGAGGGAGCCAGTTAGCTATAAGCGGGATTATCTTTGCAATATTTGCACTCGGTACCGGTGTAATAACGGGAAGATTTTTTTATAAGAAAAAGGTGTGTAAAAAATGA
- a CDS encoding FKBP-type peptidyl-prolyl cis-trans isomerase: MEKITKNTLVSLSLKLEDEKGNLIDESDELMYLHGGYNQIFPKLEAELEGKKVGDTFELLLAPAEAFGEYDESLVAKESLQDLPEDVTVGMELEGENEAIAWVVESIEDEYAVLNANHELAGITLKASGEILEMEHLSDEGVDEILKMEHEH, translated from the coding sequence ATGGAAAAAATTACGAAAAACACACTTGTATCTCTCTCGTTAAAGCTGGAAGATGAGAAAGGAAATCTCATAGATGAAAGCGATGAGCTGATGTATCTTCACGGCGGCTATAATCAAATATTTCCAAAACTTGAAGCTGAACTTGAAGGAAAAAAAGTGGGTGATACTTTTGAACTTCTACTTGCCCCTGCGGAAGCTTTCGGTGAATATGACGAATCTTTAGTTGCAAAAGAATCGCTTCAAGACCTTCCTGAAGATGTTACGGTTGGAATGGAGTTAGAGGGCGAAAATGAAGCGATCGCATGGGTTGTTGAGAGCATAGAGGATGAATATGCAGTACTTAATGCAAACCATGAATTAGCAGGAATCACTCTTAAAGCATCAGGTGAAATTTTAGAGATGGAACACCTTTCAGATGAGGGTGTAGATGAGATTCTCAAGATGGAACATGAACACTAA
- a CDS encoding cation-translocating P-type ATPase — protein sequence MQEESMIIPEHPYSEAVELLAKKMETSKKGLSHSAVEKNLSIYGFNEIKEKKHNLFTLFLAQFKSPLVYVLVVATILSLFLGKIHEGLLILLIILINSLIGFWQEVKALSSIKALQKLTENKTQVKRDSEIFTISSSQLVPGDVIILTEGDIVPADIRLFNTNGLVIDESILTGESVPVQKDANLTLPQETLPYELDNMALSGTTVIKGKAEGFVVFTGQQTYLASISSKAEEEPRETPLHKALEVFIKKHMVVVSIMILIIATLSFFEGREIVEIIYLIIALLVASVPEGLPIVITLVLTIGAMAMSIRKVYIRHLPSVETLGSTTVIASDKTGTITQGKLEVNDVFYLHETFSQTVSALANESVEGKGDPVDTALALWVGKEYESIREKYPRINLYPFDTKYRLMASSHMIKKEHKLFVKGAFESLKQFATNEDDFKVLEKEHDKLASNGLRVIALGMGEHTTDDINQWEIEIVGLVGFLDPPKEGVLEAVQTAQKAGIKLMMITGDNALTAAAVAKSVNIYKEGDLVVSGKELNEMDDDTLAKTVSKVTVWARVLPEHKYRIVKMLQKKGEIVAVTGDGVNDVPALRSADLGIAMGEGTDAAKSTANMVLADNNLSVIVEAIKEGRSIANNIRKTIYFLLSTSLDEVFLITAAILMSLPLPLYPIQILWINLVANSALDKTFPFLKDEEDVMNRVPNKLHEQFLDKVQLLRVFYVVLVISIGSLFLYAWMLEHSTKESAISTLFTAFVIATWINGLQSLKEHEPFLKNIKKSLQINPYIFYGIGIGFALQLFAIYLLSDLFHTLPLNEESLTMIGLLALWIFSMIEIRKWGEYLWCQFKFKSEK from the coding sequence ATGCAGGAAGAGAGCATGATTATTCCAGAGCATCCTTATAGTGAAGCTGTTGAATTGTTGGCTAAGAAGATGGAAACATCAAAAAAAGGGCTCAGCCACTCGGCTGTTGAGAAAAATCTTTCTATCTATGGTTTCAATGAGATTAAAGAAAAAAAACATAATCTTTTTACACTTTTTCTAGCACAGTTTAAAAGTCCGTTAGTGTATGTACTGGTAGTTGCTACAATACTCTCTCTTTTTTTAGGAAAAATACACGAAGGATTGCTTATCCTTCTTATTATTCTAATCAATTCCTTGATAGGATTTTGGCAGGAGGTCAAAGCACTCTCATCGATCAAAGCGCTTCAAAAACTGACAGAAAATAAAACCCAGGTTAAACGTGATAGTGAAATATTTACTATTTCATCTTCACAGCTTGTACCCGGAGATGTAATCATCTTGACTGAAGGTGATATTGTACCTGCAGATATACGTCTTTTTAATACTAACGGACTGGTTATTGATGAATCGATACTTACAGGGGAGTCGGTACCTGTACAAAAAGATGCAAACCTAACATTACCCCAAGAAACACTTCCCTATGAACTCGACAATATGGCACTCTCCGGAACAACGGTTATCAAAGGTAAAGCAGAAGGTTTTGTCGTATTTACCGGACAACAAACCTATTTGGCATCTATTTCAAGCAAAGCTGAAGAGGAGCCTAGAGAAACACCATTGCATAAAGCACTGGAAGTTTTTATTAAAAAACACATGGTTGTTGTATCAATTATGATTCTTATCATTGCTACACTTTCTTTTTTTGAAGGTAGAGAGATTGTAGAAATTATTTATCTCATCATCGCTTTGCTGGTTGCTTCTGTACCGGAAGGTTTACCTATTGTTATTACTTTGGTTCTTACCATAGGGGCTATGGCGATGAGCATTAGAAAAGTGTATATACGTCATTTGCCCTCTGTTGAAACCTTAGGGAGCACGACGGTTATCGCTTCTGACAAGACGGGTACTATCACACAGGGAAAACTGGAAGTAAACGATGTCTTTTATCTTCATGAGACATTTTCACAAACTGTTTCCGCACTCGCCAATGAATCGGTAGAAGGGAAAGGGGATCCTGTGGATACTGCACTCGCTCTGTGGGTTGGTAAAGAGTATGAGAGTATTAGAGAAAAATACCCACGTATCAACCTCTATCCTTTTGATACCAAGTATAGATTGATGGCAAGTTCACATATGATTAAAAAAGAGCATAAGCTTTTTGTTAAAGGTGCTTTTGAATCACTTAAACAGTTTGCCACCAATGAGGATGATTTTAAAGTTCTTGAAAAAGAACACGATAAGTTGGCATCTAATGGTTTAAGAGTTATTGCACTCGGTATGGGGGAACATACAACAGATGATATCAATCAATGGGAAATTGAGATCGTAGGTCTAGTGGGCTTTTTGGATCCTCCAAAAGAGGGTGTTTTAGAGGCTGTGCAAACGGCACAAAAAGCCGGTATCAAACTGATGATGATCACAGGTGACAATGCTCTGACTGCTGCGGCTGTTGCAAAATCTGTCAACATCTACAAAGAGGGCGATCTGGTTGTTAGTGGAAAAGAACTCAACGAAATGGATGATGATACACTGGCAAAAACAGTGTCAAAGGTAACCGTTTGGGCGAGGGTGCTCCCTGAGCATAAATACCGTATCGTTAAGATGTTGCAAAAAAAGGGAGAGATAGTTGCCGTAACAGGAGATGGTGTAAATGATGTTCCTGCACTAAGAAGTGCCGATTTAGGGATAGCTATGGGAGAGGGAACTGATGCAGCAAAATCTACTGCAAATATGGTGCTGGCCGACAATAATCTCTCAGTAATTGTTGAGGCCATTAAAGAGGGACGTTCCATTGCAAACAATATCCGAAAAACGATTTATTTTTTACTTTCTACATCGTTGGATGAAGTGTTCCTTATCACTGCTGCTATTTTAATGTCGTTACCTTTACCACTCTATCCTATACAGATTTTGTGGATCAATCTCGTTGCCAACAGTGCTTTGGATAAAACATTTCCTTTCTTAAAAGATGAAGAGGATGTGATGAATAGGGTTCCAAATAAATTACATGAGCAGTTTTTAGATAAAGTCCAGCTTCTTCGTGTATTTTATGTTGTTTTGGTCATTAGTATTGGTTCTCTCTTTCTGTATGCCTGGATGTTAGAACACTCCACAAAAGAAAGTGCAATCTCTACACTTTTTACGGCCTTTGTCATTGCTACATGGATCAACGGTTTGCAATCTTTAAAAGAGCATGAACCGTTTTTAAAAAATATTAAAAAATCACTACAGATTAATCCATATATATTTTATGGCATAGGTATAGGGTTTGCACTGCAGCTGTTTGCAATCTATCTACTCTCAGATCTTTTTCATACGCTTCCATTAAATGAAGAATCTCTGACGATGATCGGATTATTGGCACTATGGATATTTAGCATGATCGAGATCCGGAAATGGGGTGAATATTTATGGTGCCAATTCAAGTTTAAAAGTGAAAAATGA
- a CDS encoding sensor domain-containing diguanylate cyclase, producing MFYIILVLVFLIIFIYLRFRKQQQKLIEAKEKYKSIVEDLGENFFAYRMDAEFNFVYFSKNMENILGVPPQDVLGKNFDNMLEWTGDSIEVGAKSLEAYYTGKQQSDLTMMSFIHPITGKERFIRVADHAVHDSSGNLLWIEGILEDITDRINAEKELQQKQLEFEKLATTDILTGVYNRYSIMKQIKEEMRRIKRKEEPLSLIMYDYDHFKDVNDNFGHDIGDYVLKETTKIISQGIREIDKIGRYGGEEFLILLPYSNLSDTLEVAQRIKDAVASHHFKGVKQITISLGVAQYNKGESLQSLLKRIDEKMYQSKHLGRNRVSS from the coding sequence ATGTTCTATATTATTCTGGTTTTAGTTTTTTTAATCATTTTTATCTATCTAAGATTTCGTAAACAGCAGCAAAAGCTTATTGAAGCGAAAGAGAAATATAAATCTATTGTTGAAGATTTAGGGGAAAACTTTTTTGCATACCGTATGGATGCAGAGTTTAATTTTGTCTATTTTAGTAAAAACATGGAAAACATTCTCGGAGTTCCCCCTCAAGATGTTCTAGGAAAAAATTTTGACAATATGTTGGAGTGGACTGGCGACTCCATAGAAGTGGGTGCAAAAAGTCTCGAAGCCTATTATACGGGCAAACAACAAAGTGATCTTACAATGATGTCATTTATCCATCCTATCACCGGTAAAGAACGCTTTATTAGAGTAGCAGACCATGCTGTCCATGACAGTTCAGGCAACCTACTATGGATAGAGGGGATTCTGGAAGATATCACCGATAGAATCAATGCAGAAAAAGAACTTCAGCAAAAGCAACTTGAGTTTGAAAAACTTGCAACTACAGATATTTTGACAGGGGTTTACAACCGCTACTCTATCATGAAACAGATTAAAGAGGAGATGCGTCGTATTAAACGTAAAGAGGAGCCTTTATCACTCATTATGTATGACTATGACCATTTTAAAGATGTAAACGATAATTTTGGTCATGATATAGGGGACTATGTATTAAAAGAAACTACAAAAATTATAAGCCAGGGAATTCGAGAGATTGACAAGATAGGACGTTACGGTGGTGAAGAGTTTCTTATTTTATTACCATACTCCAATCTATCCGATACGCTAGAAGTTGCCCAAAGGATAAAAGACGCTGTTGCTTCTCATCATTTCAAAGGTGTAAAACAGATAACAATTAGTTTGGGAGTTGCCCAGTACAATAAAGGGGAATCTCTGCAGAGCTTATTAAAACGGATTGATGAAAAAATGTATCAATCGAAACATTTAGGAAGAAACAGAGTCTCTTCATAG
- a CDS encoding helix-turn-helix transcriptional regulator, whose translation MNVDFSLLELLPEIKQLLVKSSSPYLSKKELCDYLKVSLSFIKQKLYNGEFQLDKHYFKIGESKILFDRLEIDKWVRAKGTSDGKLLRQKQQTLSKYISQRTKDY comes from the coding sequence ATGAATGTAGATTTTTCATTACTTGAACTGCTCCCCGAGATAAAGCAGTTATTAGTTAAATCCAGTTCACCCTACTTATCTAAAAAAGAGTTATGTGACTACCTAAAAGTAAGTCTTAGTTTTATCAAACAGAAGCTTTATAATGGAGAGTTTCAACTTGATAAACATTACTTTAAGATAGGAGAGTCTAAAATTCTATTTGATAGATTAGAGATAGATAAGTGGGTACGGGCGAAAGGAACCAGCGATGGCAAGCTTTTACGCCAAAAACAACAAACTCTATCTAAGTATATATCACAAAGAACAAAGGATTATTAA
- a CDS encoding YeeE/YedE thiosulfate transporter family protein, which translates to MIDRVIEMFDIVANDNHGSVWLVLFIGFIFGAIILYSRLDKFEKMAGFMIFEDTLVPRMAMTTVALSSIGFYFLVQNGYATFSIKPIYLTGLIVGAIIFGIGLVILGKCPSAFFVSVSEGRVDAFVGVLGGMTGGAVFTLLYPYIKEFMGPYLGAPQVIDFFSDYSFVIVPVFSAILLLTAYFLPTIEYKDPADFKENK; encoded by the coding sequence ATGATAGACAGAGTTATAGAGATGTTTGATATAGTTGCAAACGACAACCACGGTTCTGTTTGGCTTGTGCTTTTTATAGGGTTTATTTTCGGAGCCATTATTTTATACTCAAGACTTGACAAGTTTGAGAAAATGGCCGGATTTATGATCTTTGAAGATACTTTAGTTCCTCGTATGGCAATGACAACTGTAGCGCTTTCCAGTATAGGGTTTTACTTTTTAGTACAAAACGGTTATGCCACTTTCTCGATCAAACCTATTTATCTGACAGGACTTATTGTCGGTGCCATTATTTTTGGAATCGGTTTGGTTATTCTGGGGAAATGTCCCTCTGCTTTTTTTGTTTCGGTATCTGAGGGAAGAGTCGATGCTTTTGTAGGAGTTCTCGGAGGTATGACGGGAGGAGCTGTATTTACACTTCTTTATCCGTATATAAAAGAGTTTATGGGACCTTATCTTGGAGCACCTCAGGTAATAGACTTTTTCTCGGACTACTCTTTTGTAATAGTACCTGTTTTTAGTGCTATCCTTTTATTAACTGCTTACTTTTTACCAACTATAGAGTACAAAGACCCTGCAGATTTTAAAGAGAACAAATAG
- a CDS encoding spherulation-specific family 4 protein, with translation MNRARIFLIGVMMLFILSGCNTDSTSETEVGVKKMLVPLYSYPSLNDSWERLIALKQKTNNLEIVAIVNQSNGDFTQPSTSYINGIDALHKAGIQVVGYIYTDYTQRPVVEVKQNIDAWTEFYKTYGLEGFFFDEASRNEEDFAYYQEITQYAESKGLQFNILNPGTSVDPIYMEGDIASVVLIRETTYEKVVYKTNLNQPTEHTKKAIVLYSSDEENIAQKVCAYALEHDFDYVYATDHGTTDDRWAELSSYVDELAVLISKGCRD, from the coding sequence ATGAATAGAGCTAGGATATTTCTCATTGGTGTTATGATGCTCTTCATATTAAGTGGTTGTAATACGGACAGTACAAGTGAAACAGAGGTTGGTGTAAAAAAGATGTTGGTTCCGTTATACTCCTACCCTTCATTAAATGATAGTTGGGAACGTTTAATAGCGCTGAAACAAAAGACAAACAATCTTGAAATAGTAGCCATAGTAAACCAGTCTAACGGAGATTTTACACAACCTAGTACAAGTTATATAAACGGGATCGATGCTTTACACAAAGCGGGGATACAGGTAGTTGGATATATATATACAGATTACACGCAGCGTCCTGTAGTTGAGGTGAAACAAAATATAGATGCATGGACAGAGTTCTATAAAACTTACGGGTTAGAAGGGTTCTTTTTTGATGAGGCATCACGTAATGAGGAGGATTTTGCATACTATCAAGAGATAACGCAGTATGCCGAGAGTAAAGGATTGCAATTTAATATCTTAAATCCAGGGACAAGTGTAGACCCTATCTATATGGAGGGAGATATCGCATCTGTGGTTCTTATTCGGGAGACTACATATGAAAAGGTTGTGTATAAAACAAATCTGAACCAACCCACTGAACATACAAAAAAAGCGATAGTGCTTTATAGTTCAGATGAAGAGAATATTGCACAAAAAGTATGTGCCTATGCACTTGAGCATGATTTTGATTATGTTTATGCAACAGACCATGGAACTACAGACGATCGATGGGCAGAACTGTCAAGCTATGTTGATGAGTTAGCTGTTTTAATCTCAAAAGGGTGTAGAGATTAA
- a CDS encoding DUF2920 family protein, with translation MVEFKTVQIEGHDDFELNIKRESKLTYHISYKADNKHNGIIFLIPGFGEDASVEYQKKLLTHITEEYGLLSVFVEYHAIFSRPTNGAIISFDEKDGIRLIDIIKKYNVVLDENDLSVKSILLALNRSLPKDNEEIITATLYPAKNEYQNFGILQAIDILTVLYDLKSSGYGELIEHSPIIAMGSSHGGYIANLLAKLAPNTFDFIIDNSCYVKPPLKYIVGKEHDITRSELKTKYSNFILSSYTLTHWTKDPQSKNHFSNSAYEIRDLTNQSHLNEQLKTYNSKTSYISYHSKYDQYIAPYDDKLEYVNHLKEYGTHYTFMTIESEDQIDGKLIKNLDHAMGASNKEILRNTLPSLLTENINSGKTDLCNQSIISYTTSENNTYEFRFSENNISARITSAS, from the coding sequence ATGGTAGAATTCAAAACAGTTCAAATTGAAGGACATGATGATTTTGAACTAAATATAAAAAGAGAAAGTAAATTAACCTACCATATCTCCTATAAAGCAGACAACAAGCATAACGGTATTATATTTCTTATTCCAGGGTTTGGTGAAGATGCAAGTGTGGAGTATCAGAAAAAGCTTTTAACACATATTACGGAAGAGTATGGACTACTCTCAGTTTTTGTAGAATACCATGCTATCTTTTCAAGACCGACAAACGGTGCAATTATCAGTTTTGACGAAAAAGACGGAATAAGACTTATTGATATTATCAAAAAATATAATGTGGTCTTAGATGAAAACGATCTCAGTGTAAAATCTATTCTCTTAGCACTGAACCGTTCACTTCCAAAAGATAATGAAGAGATCATTACTGCTACACTTTATCCAGCTAAAAACGAGTACCAAAACTTCGGTATATTACAAGCGATTGATATATTAACAGTTTTATATGATTTAAAATCTTCAGGCTATGGGGAGCTTATAGAACACTCACCTATTATAGCTATGGGGAGTTCTCACGGTGGCTATATTGCAAACCTGTTAGCCAAATTGGCTCCAAATACTTTTGATTTTATCATTGACAACTCTTGTTATGTAAAACCACCTCTAAAGTATATTGTAGGTAAAGAGCACGATATCACTAGATCGGAACTAAAAACTAAATATTCAAACTTTATATTATCATCCTATACACTTACACACTGGACAAAAGACCCTCAATCTAAAAACCACTTTTCAAACTCTGCTTATGAGATAAGAGATTTAACAAACCAGTCTCATCTAAATGAACAGTTAAAGACTTACAATTCAAAAACATCATACATATCGTACCATTCAAAATATGACCAATATATAGCACCTTATGATGATAAACTAGAATACGTAAACCATTTAAAAGAATATGGTACTCACTATACGTTTATGACAATTGAAAGTGAAGATCAGATTGACGGCAAACTTATTAAAAACCTCGACCACGCCATGGGGGCATCTAATAAAGAGATTTTGAGAAACACTCTGCCTTCTTTATTAACAGAGAATATAAATTCCGGTAAAACTGATTTATGTAATCAATCAATCATCTCTTATACTACATCAGAAAACAATACCTATGAGTTTAGATTTAGTGAGAACAATATAAGTGCAAGGATTACATCCGCTTCTTAA